A region of Alteromonadaceae bacterium 2753L.S.0a.02 DNA encodes the following proteins:
- a CDS encoding tetratricopeptide repeat protein: MKQIEIIKTYSQKRCLVVDDVPDVRASLKRILVDFGSSEVDTAGNAEEAIDLCQRQNYDIVLSDYNLGPGKNGQQLLEELRFHGLLKNTALYVMITAESNSQYVLHALEYQPDDYLNKPINRDGLRPRLDAALLKNEALLPAKKALDNKKPQQSIKACRKLLAENNRYANDARKMLGDLLLAENAFEEALGVFNQIPEQRQPVWACLGVAQAKVGLQHFDEAEALLLQLINENALCVEAHDLLAKIYESQNKHEQAQQVITSALKISPRSTDRQREMGRISQHVGDEVAAAHAYRYAVKHSKNSCHEQPEDYLNLAQSLTNMARQNDASNKLAQEALEALKAVDKKFGTQPVVAMRGKLVEADLYQVKAMPEKAQAATAVALDIHASMKFSAIENTPADLCIDCARAFMALGKYDEGEALLQELARVNQDPTIATQIDKLLREPLTKEGIQYAAKLNKQGIQYYQKQDFPTAIRAFEDVLRELPNHIGLNLNLIQAIVSKCKEGEISDDEVAAVACSFQRIGRIESNSSYHERYSYLRRHYEKLIQDSQP, from the coding sequence ATGAAGCAGATTGAAATCATAAAAACCTATAGCCAAAAGCGTTGCCTTGTTGTGGACGACGTTCCAGATGTGCGCGCCTCGCTAAAGCGCATATTGGTGGATTTCGGTTCATCTGAGGTGGACACCGCAGGCAATGCCGAAGAAGCAATTGATTTGTGTCAGCGCCAGAATTACGACATCGTGCTTTCTGACTACAATCTTGGCCCGGGCAAAAATGGTCAGCAGCTCCTCGAAGAACTGCGTTTTCATGGCCTTTTAAAAAATACTGCGCTCTATGTGATGATCACCGCCGAGAGCAACAGCCAATATGTACTGCATGCCCTGGAGTACCAGCCCGACGATTATCTGAACAAACCGATCAACCGCGACGGTTTAAGGCCCAGATTAGATGCCGCGTTATTAAAAAACGAAGCCTTGCTACCCGCAAAAAAGGCGCTTGATAATAAAAAACCTCAGCAGTCCATTAAAGCCTGTCGCAAATTACTGGCAGAAAACAATCGTTACGCCAACGATGCGCGCAAAATGCTTGGTGATTTGCTGCTGGCAGAAAATGCCTTCGAGGAGGCTTTGGGAGTTTTCAATCAAATTCCAGAGCAACGCCAGCCAGTGTGGGCCTGTTTGGGTGTTGCACAAGCCAAAGTGGGATTACAGCATTTCGACGAAGCTGAAGCCTTGTTATTACAACTGATCAACGAAAATGCACTGTGTGTGGAAGCCCATGATCTCCTCGCGAAAATTTACGAGTCGCAAAATAAACATGAGCAAGCCCAGCAGGTCATTACCAGCGCACTGAAAATTTCACCCCGCTCTACCGACCGGCAACGGGAAATGGGGCGAATCAGCCAGCATGTTGGCGATGAAGTGGCAGCGGCTCATGCTTACCGCTATGCCGTAAAACACAGCAAAAACAGTTGTCACGAACAGCCCGAAGATTACCTTAATCTCGCCCAAAGCCTCACCAATATGGCGCGCCAAAACGATGCCAGTAACAAACTTGCCCAGGAAGCCCTTGAAGCCTTAAAGGCTGTCGATAAAAAATTTGGTACGCAACCTGTGGTCGCTATGCGTGGCAAGCTTGTGGAAGCCGATTTGTACCAAGTTAAGGCCATGCCCGAAAAAGCCCAGGCCGCCACCGCTGTTGCATTGGATATCCACGCATCGATGAAATTTAGTGCCATTGAAAATACACCAGCGGATTTATGCATCGACTGTGCTCGAGCCTTTATGGCGTTAGGCAAGTATGACGAAGGCGAAGCGCTGTTACAGGAATTGGCGCGTGTCAATCAGGACCCTACTATCGCGACGCAAATCGATAAATTGTTGCGTGAGCCTCTCACTAAGGAAGGCATCCAGTATGCCGCGAAACTCAACAAACAGGGTATCCAGTATTATCAAAAACAAGACTTCCCAACCGCCATACGCGCCTTTGAAGACGTGTTAAGAGAGCTTCCCAACCATATTGGTCTCAACCTCAACCTCATTCAAGCCATTGTGAGCAAATGCAAAGAGGGCGAAATCAGTGATGACGAAGTGGCGGCTGTCGCTTGCAGCTTTCAGCGCATCGGCCGCATAGAATCAAACTCGAGTTATCACGAACGCTACAGTTACTTGAGGCGCCATTACGAGAAACTTATCCAAGATTCGCAACCCTAA
- a CDS encoding dihydrofolate synthase/folylpolyglutamate synthase, which translates to MQRFETLDAWLAWLETLHPTEIELGLDRVARVARALQLDSLMIARATPDNKKYPKIITVAGTNGKGSFVAATEQLLRGQGARVGAYTSPHLLRYNERIRIAGNNASDEEIIIAFKKIEAARADISLTYFEFGTLAAFLIFLQSDLDFWLLEVGMGGRLDAVNVLHPDIAVITSIALDHQAWLGNTREEIAIEKAGIVRDGATVIVADKNPPANLRERLPNSTLYLGEAFDAARNEHNLIFRWRGGELTVNRCDLPLASVAAALQAGALLGINCSAANTATQIENLKLCGRLQTIQLPNGNSLLLDVAHNPAATALLAKNISRKKPCPPISAIVAMMADKDIFAALKPLVSPISSWYLLPLKNNPRAAEPIVIADCLERLGVSEKNIKIITDLGEVPEMNAPIVNNSENLLVAFGSFYTIEQVLRYINQG; encoded by the coding sequence ATGCAACGATTTGAAACGCTCGACGCATGGCTTGCCTGGCTGGAAACCCTGCACCCCACCGAAATTGAACTCGGACTGGATAGAGTGGCCCGCGTAGCGAGGGCGTTGCAACTCGATTCGCTGATGATCGCGCGTGCCACACCGGACAATAAGAAGTATCCAAAAATTATCACGGTTGCGGGAACCAATGGCAAAGGCAGTTTTGTCGCTGCCACAGAGCAGTTACTCCGCGGCCAGGGTGCTCGCGTCGGTGCGTATACGTCGCCCCATTTGTTGCGTTACAACGAACGCATTCGTATTGCTGGTAACAACGCCAGTGATGAAGAAATTATCATTGCCTTTAAAAAAATTGAAGCAGCTCGCGCGGATATCTCGCTTACCTATTTCGAATTCGGTACGCTTGCAGCCTTTCTCATTTTTTTACAAAGTGATTTGGATTTCTGGTTGTTGGAAGTTGGTATGGGTGGGCGACTTGATGCTGTTAATGTGCTCCATCCGGATATTGCTGTAATTACTTCAATCGCACTGGATCACCAAGCTTGGTTGGGGAACACCCGTGAAGAAATCGCGATTGAAAAAGCCGGTATCGTGCGGGATGGGGCAACGGTTATTGTCGCGGATAAAAACCCGCCTGCGAATCTACGTGAGCGATTACCCAATAGCACGCTTTATTTGGGCGAAGCATTTGATGCAGCACGTAACGAGCACAATCTTATTTTCCGATGGCGGGGTGGTGAACTTACTGTAAACCGTTGCGACTTACCCTTAGCCAGTGTTGCGGCAGCCCTTCAGGCGGGCGCATTGCTCGGTATAAACTGCAGCGCTGCCAACACAGCAACGCAAATTGAAAACTTGAAATTATGTGGCAGACTGCAAACAATCCAACTGCCAAACGGAAATTCTTTGCTTTTGGATGTTGCCCACAACCCCGCCGCCACAGCATTGCTTGCGAAAAACATTTCTCGAAAAAAACCTTGCCCGCCGATCAGTGCTATTGTTGCCATGATGGCCGATAAAGATATTTTTGCCGCTCTGAAACCCTTGGTATCGCCAATATCGAGTTGGTATTTGTTGCCGCTAAAAAATAACCCTCGAGCGGCCGAGCCTATAGTGATAGCAGACTGTTTGGAACGTCTCGGAGTATCGGAGAAAAATATTAAAATAATTACCGACCTTGGCGAGGTGCCAGAGATGAATGCACCCATTGTAAATAATTCCGAAAACCTGCTGGTGGCATTTGGCTCTTTTTATACCATTGAGCAGGTTTTACGATACATAAATCAGGGGTAA
- a CDS encoding amidophosphoribosyltransferase, whose protein sequence is MCGIVGIVGKADVNLSLYDALTMLQHRGQDAAGIMTCHAGKFAQQKAVGLVKDVFRTRHMQRLVGNMGIGHVRYPTAGSTGPALAQPFYVNSPYGIALAHNGNLTNTEQLSEDLFKGDLRHVNTDSDSEVLLNVFAHELQLQGKIKPGAEDVFKAVSGVHYRARGGYAVVGMIANYGVFGFRDPNGIRPLVYGFRDNKNGREYMIASESVALDVLGFKLVRDVAPGECVFITPEGELNTHQCALNPHYAPCIFEHVYFARPDSIMDGVSVYKARLRQGEKLAEKILRERPDHDIDVVIPIPDSSRVAGQAVAQNLGVKFREGLVKNRYIGRTFIMPGQQLRRKSVRQKLNVIDLEFRDKNVLLVDDSIVRGTTCEQIILMARDAGAAKVYFASAAPPVKYPNVYGIDMPSAKELIAHGRTEDEVCAEIGADWLIYQDLEDLIAASAEGNPDITEFDCSVFTGKYITGDVDEAYFGKLDASRNDKVQAARERQLAQASDSAMVGIHND, encoded by the coding sequence ATGTGCGGTATTGTTGGAATCGTCGGTAAAGCCGATGTGAACTTGTCTTTGTACGATGCATTAACCATGCTTCAACATCGCGGTCAAGATGCCGCCGGTATTATGACCTGTCACGCGGGCAAATTTGCTCAGCAGAAAGCCGTGGGCTTGGTCAAGGATGTTTTTCGCACACGCCATATGCAGCGTCTGGTCGGCAACATGGGCATTGGCCATGTGCGCTACCCAACGGCAGGTAGCACCGGGCCGGCGCTGGCACAGCCTTTCTATGTAAACTCTCCCTACGGGATCGCTCTGGCCCATAACGGCAACCTCACCAATACCGAGCAGCTATCTGAAGATTTGTTCAAAGGTGATTTACGACACGTAAACACCGATTCAGATTCTGAAGTGTTGCTGAATGTGTTCGCCCATGAGCTGCAGTTACAGGGCAAAATTAAACCGGGTGCCGAAGATGTGTTTAAAGCTGTAAGCGGCGTGCATTATCGTGCCCGTGGTGGCTATGCGGTGGTCGGCATGATCGCGAACTATGGCGTCTTCGGATTTCGTGACCCTAATGGTATTCGGCCTCTGGTATACGGTTTTCGCGATAACAAAAATGGGCGCGAGTACATGATTGCCTCGGAAAGCGTTGCGCTTGACGTGCTTGGGTTTAAGTTGGTACGAGATGTTGCGCCTGGTGAATGCGTATTCATTACGCCGGAGGGCGAGCTCAATACGCATCAATGTGCTCTGAATCCCCATTATGCGCCGTGTATTTTTGAGCATGTGTATTTTGCACGTCCTGACTCCATCATGGATGGTGTTTCTGTGTACAAAGCTCGCCTGCGTCAAGGTGAAAAGCTCGCTGAAAAAATTCTGCGTGAGCGCCCCGATCACGACATCGACGTTGTTATCCCGATTCCGGACAGCAGTCGGGTTGCCGGCCAGGCTGTTGCCCAGAACCTGGGTGTTAAATTCCGCGAAGGGCTGGTCAAAAACCGTTACATTGGCCGCACATTTATCATGCCGGGGCAACAATTGCGCAGGAAATCTGTGCGTCAAAAACTCAATGTTATCGACCTGGAATTTCGCGATAAAAATGTATTGCTTGTTGATGACTCGATTGTACGTGGCACAACCTGCGAACAGATAATTCTGATGGCTCGCGATGCCGGAGCCGCTAAAGTGTATTTTGCCTCAGCGGCTCCGCCGGTAAAGTACCCCAATGTGTACGGCATAGATATGCCGAGTGCCAAGGAGCTCATAGCTCACGGACGCACTGAAGATGAGGTGTGTGCCGAGATTGGGGCGGACTGGCTAATTTATCAGGATCTCGAAGACCTTATTGCCGCGTCTGCTGAAGGTAACCCAGATATCACGGAATTCGATTGCTCGGTTTTCACCGGTAAGTACATAACTGGAGATGTTGATGAAGCCTATTTCGGCAAGCTCGATGCCTCCCGTAATGACAAGGTACAAGCTGCACGTGAGCGTCAATTAGCCCAGGCGAGCGATTCCGCGATGGTGGGTATCCACAACGACTGA
- a CDS encoding membrane protein required for colicin V production → MNWADGVILAILVVSSLISLKRGFVKEALSMANWVLAFFVAMTFRDQLSSLLVAHIETPSVRDMAAFAILFAATLVVGAMVNYLIGELVRMTGLSGTDRLFGMIFGLVRGFIVVMAIILIVPGIVPIDQDTWWKESALIPSFMQFEDWCRAAASELTSAVSRLLN, encoded by the coding sequence ATGAATTGGGCAGACGGGGTCATTCTCGCGATACTGGTGGTTTCCAGTCTCATCAGTTTAAAGCGCGGGTTCGTCAAAGAAGCACTGTCCATGGCAAATTGGGTCTTGGCATTCTTCGTCGCCATGACTTTCAGAGATCAACTATCCTCTTTATTGGTTGCACACATAGAAACGCCTTCGGTACGTGATATGGCGGCTTTTGCGATTTTGTTCGCAGCCACATTAGTAGTGGGTGCCATGGTGAATTACCTGATTGGCGAACTGGTTCGCATGACCGGGCTTTCGGGCACCGACCGTCTCTTCGGTATGATTTTTGGTCTTGTGCGCGGCTTTATTGTGGTTATGGCGATAATTCTGATTGTTCCTGGCATAGTGCCCATCGATCAGGATACGTGGTGGAAAGAATCAGCCTTGATTCCGTCCTTTATGCAATTTGAAGACTGGTGTCGAGCAGCCGCAAGCGAATTAACGTCGGCGGTGAGTCGTTTATTAAACTGA
- a CDS encoding tryptophan synthase beta chain, translated as MSNTHNIDYAAMPDERGHFGIYGGRFVSETLMHALDELQEIYTRAKSDPGFQEEFDRDLAHYVGRPSPLYHAERLSRELGGAQIYLKREDLNHTGAHKVNNTIGQALLAKHTGKPRVIAETGAGQHGVATATVAARLGLECVVYMGAEDVQRQALNVYRMKLLGATVIPVTSGSKTLKDAMNEAMRDWVTNVDDTFYIIGTVAGPHPYPQLVRDFQCVIGREARNQCLGMTGKLPDALVACVGGGSNAIGLFHPFLEDETVKMYGVEAGGFGLDTGKHAAPLNHGIPGVLHGNRTYLMEDENGQIIETHSVSAGLDYPGVGPEHSWLKDIGRVDYVAINDDEAMNAFRRLTKIEGIMPALESSHAVAYAEKLAPTMAGDQVIVVNLSGRGDKDILTVAKIDGIEI; from the coding sequence GTGAGTAACACACATAATATTGATTACGCTGCCATGCCCGATGAGCGGGGGCACTTCGGAATTTATGGCGGAAGGTTCGTATCAGAAACCTTGATGCACGCGCTGGATGAGCTGCAGGAAATTTACACACGAGCGAAATCGGACCCAGGTTTCCAAGAAGAATTCGATCGTGATCTTGCCCACTATGTAGGACGACCGTCACCTTTGTATCACGCAGAACGTTTGTCTCGCGAACTGGGTGGGGCGCAAATTTACCTGAAACGGGAAGATCTCAACCACACCGGCGCCCACAAAGTGAATAACACTATCGGGCAGGCCTTATTGGCAAAACACACGGGCAAGCCGCGTGTTATCGCCGAAACTGGGGCGGGGCAGCATGGTGTTGCAACTGCAACTGTGGCTGCGCGCCTCGGCCTTGAATGCGTTGTGTACATGGGGGCGGAAGACGTTCAACGGCAAGCCCTCAATGTTTACCGCATGAAGCTATTGGGTGCCACGGTTATCCCGGTAACTTCTGGCTCGAAAACACTCAAAGATGCTATGAATGAAGCGATGCGTGATTGGGTAACCAATGTAGACGATACCTTTTACATTATTGGTACTGTCGCAGGTCCCCACCCTTATCCACAATTGGTCCGCGATTTTCAGTGCGTTATTGGCCGAGAGGCGCGAAACCAATGTCTCGGGATGACCGGCAAACTGCCTGATGCGCTGGTTGCCTGTGTTGGTGGTGGTTCTAATGCCATTGGATTATTTCATCCATTTTTGGAAGACGAAACGGTGAAAATGTACGGCGTGGAAGCCGGGGGCTTTGGCCTGGATACCGGTAAGCACGCCGCGCCACTCAATCACGGCATCCCCGGTGTATTGCATGGTAACCGCACTTACTTAATGGAAGATGAAAACGGCCAGATTATCGAAACGCATTCAGTCTCAGCTGGACTCGATTACCCCGGTGTGGGACCAGAGCACAGTTGGTTGAAAGATATTGGGCGTGTCGATTATGTCGCCATTAACGACGATGAAGCCATGAATGCATTTCGCCGCCTGACAAAAATTGAAGGGATTATGCCGGCGCTAGAGTCCAGCCACGCGGTGGCATACGCAGAGAAATTAGCGCCTACGATGGCGGGTGACCAAGTCATCGTTGTTAATCTGTCAGGGCGCGGAGATAAAGACATTCTCACCGTTGCCAAGATTGACGGCATTGAAATCTAA
- a CDS encoding phosphoribosylanthranilate isomerase, with amino-acid sequence MRVKICGITNIEDARSAVAAGADAIGLVFYAPSPRNIKNLAVARELALEAGPFVTVVALFVNPESGWVNRVLQEVPVHLLQFHGDESPAFCAQFSRPYVKVFRVKEDLDLNRAMADYPGASGFLLDAYKKGVPGGTGESFDWTKVPLNPPKPVVLAGGLSPENVAVAVKMTTPYGVDVSGGVEASPGKKDKHKIHAFINNAKLESLSE; translated from the coding sequence GTGCGCGTTAAAATCTGTGGCATAACCAATATTGAAGATGCGAGATCTGCAGTAGCTGCAGGCGCAGATGCAATAGGGCTGGTTTTTTATGCGCCAAGCCCACGCAATATCAAAAATCTCGCTGTGGCGAGAGAGCTTGCTCTGGAGGCAGGGCCATTTGTCACTGTCGTGGCCTTGTTTGTAAACCCCGAGAGCGGGTGGGTAAATAGAGTTCTGCAGGAAGTGCCGGTGCACCTGTTGCAGTTTCACGGCGATGAGTCTCCGGCGTTTTGCGCACAATTTTCACGCCCCTACGTAAAAGTGTTTCGAGTGAAGGAAGATCTGGATCTTAACCGGGCGATGGCAGATTATCCTGGAGCTTCGGGCTTTTTACTTGATGCTTACAAAAAGGGGGTTCCAGGTGGCACCGGTGAAAGTTTTGATTGGACCAAAGTGCCTTTAAACCCGCCAAAGCCTGTTGTTCTTGCGGGTGGGCTTTCACCGGAAAATGTTGCCGTAGCCGTTAAGATGACCACCCCTTACGGCGTTGACGTCAGTGGTGGCGTTGAAGCGTCCCCTGGAAAAAAAGATAAACATAAAATTCACGCGTTTATTAACAATGCGAAGCTGGAGTCTTTGAGTGAGTAA
- a CDS encoding putative membrane protein YfcA: MKAKPSSPFVRMATLCGYTVALLIYSLLFREHLAVSWQYPEFLIAPIMALGSFVAGSTFLGGGAVAFPALTKILNTDPSTAKTFSLAIQSVGMTSASLYIVMRVKNIPWRFFMWYLPAAFVGLFGSLLVLEQYLAASDLRIGFTLFLLIFLLVYLWAFGDKATHYTDLAKFSRIDKQLIVKAGLIGGVVSGLLGSGADLVGFCLLALYFRLDLKLATQCSVILMASCALVGTFFQGVVFGEVTADVLQLWYIAAPVVLIGAPIGAFFCRRVTSRSLLVFICCIVASELISTLFLVPIARERLIYYAVLAVLSILMLVSLHKNSRHKTHVGQHPTQFN, translated from the coding sequence TTGAAAGCCAAACCGTCTTCACCTTTCGTTCGCATGGCCACTCTTTGCGGTTACACAGTCGCTTTGCTTATCTACAGCCTGCTTTTCCGGGAACACCTTGCCGTTTCGTGGCAATACCCCGAATTTCTTATCGCCCCCATAATGGCACTGGGCTCATTTGTTGCTGGTTCAACCTTTCTGGGTGGTGGTGCGGTGGCTTTCCCGGCTCTCACAAAAATTTTAAATACCGACCCCAGTACAGCAAAAACGTTTTCACTTGCCATTCAAAGTGTGGGAATGACGTCCGCTTCGTTATACATCGTAATGCGGGTAAAAAATATTCCCTGGCGGTTCTTTATGTGGTATCTGCCAGCTGCTTTTGTTGGCCTGTTTGGCTCACTTCTTGTGTTGGAGCAATACCTGGCCGCAAGTGATTTGCGCATCGGTTTTACACTGTTTTTACTTATTTTCTTACTGGTGTATTTGTGGGCCTTCGGTGACAAAGCCACGCATTATACTGATCTGGCAAAATTCTCCAGAATCGATAAGCAACTGATTGTTAAAGCAGGCCTCATTGGTGGTGTCGTGTCGGGTTTGCTGGGCTCAGGCGCCGATCTGGTGGGTTTTTGCCTGTTGGCACTGTATTTCCGCCTGGATTTAAAACTGGCAACCCAGTGTTCGGTGATTCTCATGGCGAGCTGCGCCCTCGTTGGAACTTTTTTTCAGGGCGTGGTTTTTGGGGAAGTTACCGCAGATGTGCTGCAGCTCTGGTATATCGCTGCGCCGGTGGTATTAATTGGTGCTCCTATAGGGGCTTTTTTTTGCAGAAGGGTGACTTCGCGGAGCCTTCTTGTTTTTATTTGTTGTATTGTTGCGAGCGAGCTGATTTCTACGCTTTTCCTAGTACCAATCGCCCGGGAACGATTGATCTATTATGCCGTTCTGGCTGTGCTTAGCATACTAATGTTGGTAAGCCTTCATAAAAACAGTCGACATAAAACCCATGTTGGCCAACACCCAACGCAATTCAATTAG
- a CDS encoding tryptophan synthase alpha chain: MNRITQTLDALQSSGKKALVTYIVHGDPKTETTLPAMHALVEAGADIIELGVPFSDPMAEGPVIQRGHERALENGASLTSAIALVAEFRKTDPKTPVVLMGYANPVERMGYESLAKSASAAGVDGVLTVDLPPEEAAQLQEALQAKGMEAIFLIAPTTVDERIASITHLAGGFIYYVSLKGVTGAGHLDTQSVEQKLAQIRKHTTLPLLVGFGIKDKQSAKAVGAVSEGVVVGSLFVDAMGSNKDADPAEICASLKSLTQPIREGLDELAG; this comes from the coding sequence TTGAACAGAATTACGCAAACCTTGGACGCGTTGCAGTCCAGCGGTAAAAAAGCCCTGGTAACTTACATTGTACACGGCGATCCGAAAACCGAGACTACCCTGCCGGCGATGCACGCGCTGGTGGAAGCCGGTGCTGATATTATCGAGTTAGGGGTACCTTTTTCCGACCCAATGGCGGAAGGTCCGGTGATTCAACGTGGTCACGAGCGGGCCCTGGAAAACGGCGCCAGCCTAACCAGTGCTATTGCATTGGTCGCAGAATTTCGCAAAACCGACCCTAAAACACCCGTGGTGCTTATGGGGTATGCCAACCCAGTTGAGCGCATGGGATATGAAAGCCTGGCCAAGTCAGCCAGTGCCGCAGGTGTCGATGGTGTGCTAACGGTTGATCTTCCCCCCGAAGAAGCTGCGCAGTTACAGGAAGCGTTGCAAGCAAAAGGCATGGAGGCGATATTTCTGATCGCTCCTACGACGGTGGATGAACGCATCGCAAGTATCACACATCTCGCCGGCGGTTTTATTTACTATGTGTCCTTAAAAGGTGTAACTGGCGCGGGCCATCTGGACACTCAATCGGTAGAGCAAAAACTGGCACAGATCCGAAAACATACCACTTTGCCTCTACTGGTGGGTTTTGGCATTAAAGACAAACAGTCGGCCAAAGCTGTTGGCGCAGTTTCGGAGGGTGTCGTTGTTGGAAGTTTGTTTGTCGATGCCATGGGAAGTAATAAAGATGCTGACCCGGCCGAGATCTGTGCAAGCTTAAAGTCCCTTACACAACCTATTCGTGAAGGTTTAGACGAGCTGGCGGGTTAA
- a CDS encoding DedD protein, with product MDDGLKQRIIGAFVLVAVGVVLLPLIFDRERIEPVNRKTQIPLAPHIETVDIQAPIEKPVEERAAPPDTMFLPDKDKDVATVGDEPVLDTKGVPNSWVIQVASYRFEGHAEKMRDKLIADGYSAYIRDVKTERGKLRRLFIGPNLDKSKLEKIQQSIEKKYSLSTILLKFEP from the coding sequence GTGGACGACGGATTAAAACAACGCATTATTGGTGCATTTGTATTGGTGGCAGTTGGGGTCGTGTTACTTCCCTTAATCTTCGATCGTGAGCGTATCGAACCCGTTAATCGTAAAACACAAATTCCTCTGGCACCACATATCGAAACTGTAGATATTCAAGCACCCATCGAAAAACCTGTGGAGGAGAGGGCGGCACCACCCGATACTATGTTTTTGCCCGACAAAGATAAAGATGTTGCTACAGTGGGGGATGAGCCGGTATTGGATACTAAAGGAGTGCCCAACAGTTGGGTGATACAGGTGGCCAGTTACCGCTTTGAGGGGCATGCCGAAAAAATGCGCGACAAACTCATTGCCGACGGTTACAGCGCTTATATCCGCGACGTAAAAACTGAACGAGGAAAATTACGGCGTTTGTTTATCGGGCCAAACCTCGATAAGTCCAAGCTAGAGAAAATTCAACAATCCATCGAAAAGAAATACAGCCTCTCAACCATATTGTTAAAATTTGAGCCGTAA
- a CDS encoding acetyl-CoA carboxylase carboxyl transferase subunit beta — protein MSWLEKIVPSSIRSSNQAARGGSKVPEGLWKKCTRCAAVLYRPELEKNLDVCPKCDHHMRIGARRRLDVFLDEEGREELATDVLPIDRLKFKDIKKYKDRLTTAQKSTGEKDAIIAMRGTLKSMPIVASAFEFAFHGGSMGYAVGEKFTRAAQVALEENIPYVCFSATGGARMQEALISLMQMAKTSAVVERLKMQGTPFISIMTDPVYGGVSASLALLGDINAAEPGARAGFAGPAIIEQTIRQKLPKGFQRSEFLLEHGAIDLIIPRKDMRDRVASILAKLTHQPAA, from the coding sequence ATGAGTTGGTTAGAAAAAATTGTACCCAGTAGTATACGTTCCTCCAATCAGGCCGCGCGCGGTGGAAGTAAAGTTCCCGAAGGCCTTTGGAAAAAGTGCACCCGCTGTGCTGCGGTGTTGTACCGCCCTGAACTAGAAAAAAACCTCGATGTTTGCCCGAAATGCGATCACCACATGCGTATTGGAGCTCGGCGTCGCCTCGATGTTTTTCTCGATGAGGAGGGAAGGGAAGAATTGGCGACGGATGTACTACCCATCGATCGCCTGAAATTTAAAGACATAAAAAAATATAAAGATCGGCTCACCACCGCTCAGAAAAGCACCGGAGAGAAAGATGCCATCATCGCAATGCGTGGCACTCTGAAGAGTATGCCCATCGTGGCAAGTGCCTTCGAATTTGCCTTTCACGGTGGTTCAATGGGGTATGCGGTAGGCGAAAAGTTTACCCGTGCCGCGCAGGTGGCTTTGGAAGAAAATATTCCCTACGTGTGCTTTTCTGCAACGGGGGGTGCGCGTATGCAGGAGGCGTTGATTTCGCTGATGCAAATGGCAAAAACCAGTGCGGTTGTAGAACGCCTCAAGATGCAGGGCACGCCTTTCATTTCGATTATGACTGACCCGGTATACGGTGGTGTTTCAGCGAGTTTGGCGTTGTTGGGTGACATCAACGCCGCAGAGCCTGGCGCGCGTGCCGGATTTGCCGGTCCGGCAATTATTGAGCAAACCATTCGTCAAAAACTTCCGAAAGGATTTCAGCGCAGTGAGTTTTTATTGGAGCATGGTGCGATCGATTTAATAATCCCCCGCAAAGACATGCGTGACCGCGTTGCTTCAATATTGGCCAAGCTTACCCACCAACCAGCGGCTTAA